A region of the Trueperaceae bacterium genome:
ACGAATTCCCGAGCTTTTGTCATCATTGGACCAAGAAGATGTCCTATTTTTTGTTTCTGACCACGGCAATGACCCCACTTGGCCAGGAAGCGATCACACCCGGGAATACGGGCTTCTCCTGGCTTACGGCCCAACAATTAAGCCCATTAATTTGGGTACCCGAAAGAGCTTTGCGGATCTAGGTGCCACGATAGCCGATATCCTGAAAGTTGATTGGCGTGGTATAGGAAATAGTTTTCACCACCTCGTTCAACTACAACAATAAACAAACTGGCCAAGCGAGATATTAGGCCTCTCGCCTGGTTAGACAACAACTATTATTAACGTGTAAGAACTTAAATTAGGCCAGAACTAAATACTTTCGACAAGCTCGATCAGAGCCTCTTGCGTATTGTCCCCTCGTCGACTAGCTAATCGATATATCCGAGTATATCCCCCACTCCGTTTAGAATACCGAGGAGCAATTTCGTCTACAAGCGACCGAAGAATCTTCCTGTCATGAATTTCGCGAGCCACGAGTCTGCGGGAATGTAAATCACCCTTACGAGCAGTTGTAATCAATTTCTCGACAAACGGCTGCAAATTCTTCGCCTTGGCAAGAGTAGTCTTAATTCTACCGTGCCGGAACAAAGCCGTAGCCTGAGCTCGCACCAAAGCAATACGGTGACTACTATTCCGATTAAGTTTTCTCCCACGCGAAAGATGTCTCATCAACTACTCCTTCAATTTTAGGCCCCGGCCATTTAACCGTTCCTTGATTTCGTCTAAAGATTTCTCGCCTACCCCTCCAACTTTCTTGAGGTCGCGCTCCGAAAGAGCCAAAAGCGCATTTACCGAGTCAATTCCTTCTTCCTGTAGAGAATGCAGAACCCGACTAGACAAGTCGAGATTATCTAGATTCATCTCAGTATCTGCAACGACTTCAGCTTCCTCCTCATGAATCCGGGCAGGAATGGTAATGGCCGAAACATTTTCATCCGCAGCATCTTCTGGATCATCGCTAAACACATTAAGTTGGCTACGTAGAATTTCTACAGCNTGGTCAAGAGCAGATCGTGGTTCTAAGCTACCATCTGTCCACACTTGTAGAACCAGGCGATCGAGATCTGTCCTTTGCCCAACCCTAGTATCTTCGAGTCTATAAGCGACTCTCCTTACTGGCGTAAACACTGCATCAACTGGAATGGAATTAATTCGCTCTTTGGTTGCATGAACATCAGCCGGAACGTAACCAACGCCAGGCTCTACCCGCACTTCCATTACTAATTGTCCTTCCTTCGTTAAAGTAGCAATGTGCAGTTCAGGATTTATTATTTCAGCAGAGGCTGGGACATCAAATTTGGCAGCGGTAACCTCACCTGCCTTCTCCACACGAAGGGTGAGAGTAACAGGCTCACCATCGTGCAACTTAACCACCATTTCCTTGAGGTTAAGTATTATTTGCATTACATCTTCTTTTACTCCTTCGATGGTCGAGAATTCATGGAGGACATCTTCGATATAAACACTCGTGACGGCGGTACCTGGGATCGCGGAAAGCATTATGCGCCGTAACGGGTTACCAAGAGTTACCCCAAACCCCCTAGCCAGCGGTTCAACAATAAACTCTCCGTAACTCTCGGTAACGTCAGCTTGAAATTCTGGGATTATTTGCAGTTGATCCATAGTCTCCTGGCCTAGCGTGAATAAAACTCGATTACCTGTAATTCGTTTACAGGTAACATTAGATCCTCTCGAGGAGGACGATTTAAGAAGCGGCCTTTTAGTTGTTCACTATCAAATTCTAGCCAAGGACTGATCTTCCCACGACTCCGCTCTTCGACATTGCCCTTAATGTGGGAATTGCTCCTACTTTTAGGGCGAACATCAATTTCGTCTCCTGGCTCCACTCGATATGAAGGTATATTAACGTTCTTTCCATTAACCCGCACGTGACCGTGACTAACGAACTGCCTAGCCTGTCGACGAGTATTTGCAAGTCCGAGTCGGTATACAATATTATCCAAACGCGACTCTAGGAGTTGTAGAAATATCTCCCCAGTAGCACCCTTCGTTCGCGAGGCCTCTACGAATAAATTCCGAAACTGCTTCTCACCCATATTATAGTAATAACGGAGCTTCTGTTTTTCACGTAATCTCGTTCCGTAATCGCTGGGTTTACGGCGCCTGCGTTGACCGTGATGACCAGGGGGGTACGGATGCCTCTCCATATACCGCTGAACCTTCGGAGTCTCCGTGAGGTTAACTCCCTCACGTCGACTTACCTTGACAGCAGGTCCTCTATAACGACCCATGTCGTCACTCTCCTTAAGCGCGCTTCCGCTTGCGAAGGCGGCAGCCGTTGTGCGGAATAGGGGTGTCATCAATAATGGTGCGCACGTTAACCCCTGTGGCTTGAATAGACCGGATCGCTTGTTCGCGGCCAGATCCGGTACCTCGAATAACAATATCTAGCTGACTAACGCCCATATTTTGGGCTTTCCGAGTAGCGTCAGCGGCAGCTAACTGGGCGGCATAAGGAGTTCCCTTTTTGGAACCCTTATACCCTATTGATCCGGAGGAAGACCAGGCCACCGGATTTCCGTCATTATCGGTAATGGTCACGATCGTATTGTTATAGCTAGCGTGTATATACGCCTTGCCTTCTGTTATATTGCGTCTAACACGCTTTCTTGTTTTTGCTGTGGCCATCAAATCCTCCTTTAGCTACTTCTTCGTCGGTGCACGCTTTTTGCCGGCAACCGTACGACGAGGTCCTTTGCGAGTGCGGGCGTTGGTCTTACTAGATTGACCACGTACTGGAAGTCCCCGCCGATGTCTAAGTCCTCGGTAGGACCCAATATCCATTAATCGCTTTATATTAAGCTGTTCCTCCCGACGCAGATCCCCTTCAACCCTATAGTCACTCTCTACTATCCCGCGAATCGCTGAAACCTCAGTTTCGGCTAGGTCTTGAACGCGAGTATCAGGACTTACTCCAGCCTTTTCTAGAATTACCCGAGACCGTGTAAGCCCTATACCGTATATATAAGGTAGTGCGTGTTCTACACGCTTACCTCGGGGAAGATCTACTCCTGCGATTCGTGCCATGGTTTATCCCTGCCTCTGCTTATGCTTAGGATTAGCGGAGCAGATAACATAAACTCGACCCCGCCGACGAATTACGCGACATCTGTCGCACATTGGTTTTACGGACGCACGTACTTTCATGCTATCCCCTTATCTTCGATAGACAATTCGACCCTTTTCAGGGTCGTAGGTACTGATCTCGACGACAACACGATCGCCAGGGAGAATACGGATATAATGTCGGCGCATCTTACCACCAACATGAGCTAGAAGCTCGGGTCCTGCATCTAGTTGTACCAGGAAAGTGGTATTGGGGCGAGCCTCAAGGACAACACCTTCAGCCCGAATTGTTTCCTGGTTAGTCTCTTCTTTCTTATCATCTTTACGATCTACATTCCTCCTTCTCTTAGTACTCCTACCGGGTCCTGAACGTCTACGCGCCATTAGAAGCCGGTCCTTTGCCATCAACACTAGTAACCTGATTATTTTCGCCAGCCGTTAGAATCCACGGACCATTTTCCGTAATGGCTACGGTGTGTTCGAAATGAGCGGAAAGACTACCATCAGCTGTGGGGGCCGTCCATTTGTCTTCAAGAATCCTTACTCCAGTAGCCCGTTCAGTAACCATGGGTTCGATTGCTAGAACCAATCCCGGACGCAATTGGGGACCCGTACCAGGATCTCCGAAATTAGGAAGTTCAGGAGGTTCATGATAGTCCCGCCCAATGCCATGGCCTACGAATTCCCGGACTACCCAGAATCCTGCATCCTCGACTACCCTCTGAATTGCCGCAGAAATATCGCCAAGTCGGTTACCCACTTTGGCAGCTGTTATACCGCCTAGGAGAGACTTTTGAGTGACTTCAAGCAACCGTCGCGTAGATAAATTGATTTTCCCTACAGGATATGTACAAGCCATATCTGCTAAATACCCCTGATACTTAGTCCCTATATCAACCGAAATAATGTCACCCTCCTTTAATACCTGGTGACTTGGAAAGCCATGTACAATAACATCATTAACCGAAGTACATAATGTATAAGGGAATCCGCGATACCCTTTATTTGCAGGTTTCCCACCTTGCGATGCAATCGCCTCCTCTGCTATTGAGTCCAACTCCACTGTGGAAATCCCAGGGGCAATAGCACGAGCAACAGTATCGAGAGCGCGTCGATTAATGTCCCCGGCCTGGGCCATCTTTTGTAACTCCCCTTGACCTTTAAGGATCATGACAATAACGCCTCGATGCGAGAAAGAACTTGGTCCATACCGCCATTTCCGTCAATCTCGTGCAAGTTTCCCTGAGACCGATAATAGGCCATCAGAGGTTCTGTATCTCGACGATAAATACGCATTCTTTCGGCAATTACTTCTTCAGAGTCATCGCTTCGCCCTTCCTCAGAAGCCCTGCGGAGAAGCCGGCTGATCAGTTCCTGATCGTCGACATCAAGAGAAAACACGGCATCAATCGAGACGTTATATTTAAACAAAACGTTCTTCAAAGCATCTGCTTGGCCAGGAGTACGAGGGAACCCATCGAGAAGGACCCTTAAGGGTGAGATTTTAGCAAGTTCTTCTTCAACCATCGAAACCATTAAATTGTCAGATACTAGTTCGCCCACATCCATTACTTCTTTAGCTTGGCGACCAAGCTCGGTACCCGCCTTTACATTATGACGGAGGATGTCTCCCGTAGAAATTTTCTTCAAGTGCCGCGAGGAGCACAACTGAGCAGCTTGCGTACCCTTCCCAGCTCCAGGAGGGCCCATTAAAAGGAGGACCTCGGTGGACTCAAGCTTCATCAGAACCGCCTCCCCCTTCCTCTAATTCGTCCTTTGCTAACGAATCCTTCGTAATGCCGCATCATTAACTGAGACTCGAGTTGCCTTAAAGTATCCAGCGCAACTCCCACCATAATTAGCAAGCCAATCCCGGAAAAAACGAAAGAAAGCTGTCCGGTCCATGTAAGCCACGCTAAGGCTTGGGGTAGGGCATTTACAGCACCTAGAAATAATGCTCCCCACAGCGTAATGCGGCCGGTAATCCGGGTGAGATGTTCAGTCGTTGGTTGGCCGGGCCTAACACCTGGCACGAAACCGCCATATTCCCGAAGATTCTCGCTTATTCGTCTTGGATCAAACGAAATCTGAGTATAAAAATAAGTAAACATCATGATTAGCAATGTACTAACCACCAGGCCTTGCCATTGGGCTGGATTGAACCACGCGCCTACGCTCTGTAACCATAAAATATCAGGAAAAGAACCAATTAACGTCTGCGGAAGAATGATAATTGACACTGCAAAAATGATTGGAATCACGCCCGCTGCGTTCAGCCTCAAAGGAATATAGGTGGTTTGTCCTCCTAGTACCTTTCGACCCACGACTTTTCGTGCGTATTGAACAGGAATGCGCCTCTCGGCTTGCTGCACTAAAACCATTCCAGCTACAGCCAGGATAAGCAGGATAAAGAATATAATTAAGGCGAAAATATTTCCCTCGCCCTGACTGATCAGAGAAAGTTGCTGCATAATTGCGCCGGGGAACGCCGCTACAATACCTGCATAAATTATCAGAGAAATTCCGTTTCCAACTCCATATTCACTGATTTTCTCGCCTAACCACATCACCATAGAAATACCGGCAACTTGGGTAATAACAACAATGATCCAGAAAAATGGGTCGTTATTCCAACCAAGTTTCAATGCACCGCTTGGGCCAAGTAGGGCGATAGCCAGGAAAAGAGCCTGGATGCCACCTAGTATGGTAGCTGCGTAACGAGTGTATTGGGTAATCTTCTTTCGGCCTTCCTCGCCTTCCTTAGATAGCTTCTCCAATGGAGGGTAGGTTGATGTTAAAAGTTGGAAAATAATGCTAGCCGTAATATAAGGAATAACACCAAGGGCAGCAATCGAAAAAACTTCGAAATTTCCCCCAGAAATAAAATTCAGTAGCGTAAAAATATCACCTTGGCCGAAATTTCCACCTTGGAGCGCCTCAATATCTATTCCCGGAGTAGGAATAAACACCATAAGCCGATATATAGCCAGCACCCCAATGGTTACTAGCAACTTCGCCCGGAGGTCGGGAACGACCATCGCATTGCGAAAAGCTGCCAACATTATGAATTCTCCTCACTATTGAACTCAATAAGCTCACCATCAGACCCCTTAGCGGTATCGGTTTTACTCAAACTATCGCCAACTCCTTCAGGGGCCATGCGGAGAGTACCCCCAGTTTCGGTAATTGCCAAAGCCGCTGCCTTGCTTGTTTCTTCAATTTCAACAACAAGATTCTTAACTTTAAGCTCGCCATTCCCGAGTATCTTTATTGGTAATGCGGCATTACCAATAAGACTAAGTTCGGCAAGACTTTCTGGTGTCACGGAAGCCCCATCCGCAAATCTATTGAGGTCTTCTAGGTTAACGATTTGGGTATATTCCTTAGCACGGTTAAAACCTCGTTTGGGTAGCCGTAGAATTAATCTTGAACGGCCGCCTTCCCAGCCAGCCCCCGCACTGAAACCACTACGGCTCTTTTGGCCCTTGTGGCCTCGACCTGCAGTTTTTCCTCTTCCGGAACCAGGACCCCGAGCTGTTCGCCTACGTTTCTTTTTAGAACCTGGTGAAGGTTTAAGTTCGTTAAGTTTCATCACTACTTGCCCTCGATCTCGATCAAATAGGAAATCTTATTTAACATCCCACGGACGTCCGGCGAATCCTTCACTTCTAGGGTCTGACAACGTTTACGAAACCCAAGTGCATGGGCTGTAGCTTTGTGTGACCCCCGAATGCCAATCAAACTCCTCTTGAGAGTGACCTTCATTGTGCTGCCTCACGCTCTACCTTGGACTCTTCGAACGTTCTAAGTTGACCTAAGCCATTGAGGACAGCATAGGTAACATTTGTCATATTGCGGGACCCTATTTCCTTAGTTAGGAGATTTTTGTAACCAGCTAATTCTACTATTGCTCGGGGTACACTGCCGGCTATAACACCCGTTCCTGCTCCCGCAGGTTTTAACATGACCTTACTGGTACCATGTTCACCAAGAACTTCGTGAGGCACAGTACCTGGTTCTTCAATTGGGACCTCAATCATATTACGGCGTGCTATGTTCTGACCCTTTTGAACGGCAATTGGAACTTCCTTCGCCTTACCGAGTCCAACGCCAACCCGGCCGTTTCGATCACCCATAACTACCATCGCTCCAAAACGAAATCGACGGCCTCCTTTGTATGTTTTTGCCGTCCTACGAATGTAAATTACCTTGTCTTCAAAGTCGGTAACTGCCATTAGAATTTCAGGCCTCCCTTACGAGCACCTTCAGCGAGAGCTTTTATCCGACCGTGGTAGCGATAAGAACCCCTATCAAAAACTACGCCCTCCACGCCAGCTTCTTTGGCTTGTTCTGCCAATGCCTTTCCAACCTCGAAAGCACGGTCGATGTTATTGGCACCAGTCGCGCCATTTCTACTGTTGCCTTGTACAATAGTCGTGCCTGTATTGTCATCAATGACCTGTGCATATATATAGCGCGAACTGCGGAACACACTCAGACGGTGTCGACCGGTATCGACGCGAGTCTGTATTCGCCGTCGAGTCCTAAGGGCGCGGCTTCGTCGTTGCACATTTATAGATCTCATTAACTACGCTCCCTTATCCGGCGGCGGAGACCGCTGCTTTACCTGGTTTGAGGCGAATAGTCTCGCCCTGATAACGAACACCTTTGCCATGATAAGAGTCCGGAGGGCGCACAGCTCTGATATTGGCAGCCACCTGGCCTACCGCTTGCTTATCAATCCCTGACACAATTATCCTCGTCTGTTCCGGCGCCTCAATGGACACGCCCTCAGGAGCTTCGATAAAGACTGGATGAGAAAATCCCAGTGTCAATTCCAGTCTCCGGCCTTCCAAAGAACAACGGTAACCGACGCCCTGTATCTCTAAGCTTCGAGAAAATCCTTCGCTCACGCCTTTAACTGCGTTAGCAATTAAACTGCGGGCTAAACCATGGGACGCCCGAGCATTACGATGATCGCTAGAGCGCTCGATAGTAAGAACGTCATCATCCTGCAAAACGCTTAGTTGGGAACTAATTCTTACCGTAAGGCTCCCCTTGGGACCCTTAACCGTAATCACCCCGCTATCGGCGGATACCTCAACTCCTTGAGGCAGTTCGACAGGCAATCTACCGACTCTCGACATCACCAGACCTCGCAAATCACTTCGCCACCTACGTTCTGCCGGCGAGCTTTACGGTCCGACATCAAACCTTGTGAAGTAGAAATCACAGCCACTCCGAGTCCGCCCCTAACGACCGGTACATCTTTAGCTTTAGCATAGGCGCGACGACCAGGTTTAGAAGTCCTTTGTATTGAATGAATAATAGGGGTCCGTTTGGGACCATACTTAAGTTGAATGCGTAAAATACGTTGAACCCCTTCGGTAATCTCATCAACGCTCTTGAGATAACCTTCGCTCACTAATAATTGAGCCAAGGACTTCTTTACATTACTAGCTGGCACATCAACTTTAGGCTCCGCTATCGCAATAGCATTCCTAATACGCGTCAACATATCTGCAATTGGATCCGTCAACATTTTAAAATCCCTTCTCGGGGTTGGTTTCCACGTCGTCCTCGCAGACCTCTACCCCTCGGCCTTTCCTCGTTAATTACCAACTTGCCTTAGTAACCCCAGGCAAGTATCCTTTATGGGCCATTTCCCGCATACAAATCCGACAAAGCCCGAAATCCCGCATATAAGCTCTGGGCCGACCACAACGCTGACAACGGTTACGCTGTTGACTCGAAAATTTCGGCGTCCGTTTAGCTTTAGCAATAAGAGCCTTCTTAGCCATACTCCTCCCTCCTATGCCCTAAAAGGCATCCCTAACAGATCAAGGAGGTTATATGCCTCCTCGTCACTGCTAGCACTAGTGACAATCGCGACGTCTAAACCCCTAGTCGCGTCTACTTGATCAAAGCTTACTTCAGGAAACACAATTTGTTCCTGGACCCCAAGACTATAATTACCTCGGCCATCGAAGCTATTTGGGTTTAAACCCCGGAAATCCCGAACCCTAGGTAAGGTCACATTAATTAACTTATCTAGAAAGGCCCACATCTTTACGCCCCGAAGGGTAACCTTCAAACCAATTGGCATCCCTGCTCTGATCTTAAAGTTAGAAACTGACTTTTTTGCACTTGTAATGACAGGACGTTGTAGCGTAATGGAAGCAAGCTCATTTAAAGCCTTATCCAAAACCTTTGAGTCTTCTCTAGCTTCACCAACACCCATATTCACCACGACCTTAAGTACTTTGGGAACTGCCATCCGATTAGTGTACTCATGTCGTTCTTGTAAGGTCGGTATGATACTTTCGTACAGTTTGACGATTGGCAATGTTGTCTGTGCCATCATTAGCCCCCTAGTCGTTCAGCTGAGCCCCAGATTTGCGGCTCACCCGAACCTTCTCTCCAGACTCAAGAATGGCATAACCAATTCGGGATATTTCTCCGGTTTGTGGATCTATGAGTTGGACATTAGTAGCGTTAATAGCCGCTTCCTGCTCAGTGAACCCACCTTGTGGATTTTCCTGGCTAGGCTTCTGGGTTTTACGCACTACGTTTACTCCTTCAATAACAACACGGTTACTACCATGGTTAATGGCGAGGATACGACCTTCGGCCCCTTTACTTCCGCCAGCTGTCACCTTAACGCGGTCACCGAGATTGAGCTTTATCCTTCGCATTACAAGACCTCCGAGGCGAGGGAGACAATCCTCATGAAGCGCTTATCTCGTAGCTCCCTAGCAACAGGCCCGAACACACGAGTACCCTGAGGTTCATTTTGTTGGGTGAGAAGCACGGCTGCATTGCTATCGAACCGAATGGAAGAGCCGTCTGGTCGGTTAACTTCTTTCTTAGTTCTAACTATAACTGCCCGAACAATTTCACCCTTCGCGACACCAGCCCTTGGTATGGCATCCTTAACGGATGCGACAATAACATCACCAACAGAACCAACAAACTGCTGTCCCGTACCCAAGACCCTAATACACTGGATACGCCGGGCACCTGAATTGTCCGCTACTTCTAGATAACTTTCTTGTTGAATCATACTTTTTACCCAACGGCTTTCTCAACTAGCCGGGTAACTCGGTATCGCTTGTTCCGGCTAATAGGCCGACAGGACATTATTTCTACTGTGTCTCCCTGGCCAAAGGCATTTTCTTCATCGTGCGCGGTGTACTTCCGTGAGACCGTAATCACTTTTCCGTAAATAGGGTGCTTAAACCGCCTCTCAACTCGGACAACGACAGTCTTATCCCCTTTATCGCTCACTACCCTACCCTGAACAATCTGTTTCATTCCTGAACTCCTACCCTCTCGCTACCTATCGTCAGCAATCTCGCTATTTCGCGCCGTGCCATGCGGATGCGACGGGGATTACTTAACTGTCCAACTGCAGCCTGAAAACGCAGTTCACGTAACTCTTCCCGACGTTTATTCACTTCATTCAAGATTTCGTCGTTATCGAAATTACGAACTTCATTGGGCTTCATCATAGGCCTCCCGTCTAACTACTCGTGTTCGAATTGGAAGCTTATGACTGGCAAGCCGAAATGCCTCCCGAGCCTGTTCTTCGGTTACGTTAGAGACTTCAAATAATATTCGCCCAGGTTTAACGACACTCACCCAGTACTCCACAGCACCTTTACCCTTACCCATCCGGACCTCTTGAGGCTTTCTCGTTACGGGCTTGTCGGGGAAAATCCGAATATAAATCTTCCCGCCACGTTGGAAGTAGCGACTCATTGTTATTCGACACGCTTCAATCTGATTTGACTTAATCCAAGCGGGTTCAAGAGCCACAAGTCCGTAATCACCAAAAGCCACGTAGTCCCCGCCCTTGGTAGCACCCTTCATGCGCCCGCGCATCTGTTTGCGGTACTTAACTCGCTTGGGAAGCAACACGACTACCGATCCTCCCGAGCCCGGGGCCGGTCAGTGCGGCGCCCACGCCGTCGAGCTTGTGGTCGCCGCCGACGGCGCTCATCACGCTTCTCTCTAGGCAATACAGCAGCCTTACGAGTACGCTCGCCCACAATTTCTCCATGGAATACCCAAGCTTTAATACCCACAATCCCATAGGTAGTCTTTGCTTCAGCAGTGCCGTAATCGATATTAGCTCGTAGGGTTTGCAAAGGTACGCGTCCTTCTGAATACCATTCAGACCTGGCCTGTTCTGTTCCACCCAAACGTCCTGAGCACCTAATCTTTACACCTAAGGCACCTGACTCCATTGTGCGTTGAACTGCCTGCTTCATAACCCTTCGAAAAGCGAATCGGCGCACAAGTTGCTCTGAAATGCGCTGCGCCACGAGTGGACCACTGGTGTTGGGATTGGGCACTTCTTGGACGTTTACAGCTACAGTCCCGTCAATCTGCTGGTCCAGGACACTGCGCAACGCCTTAATTGCCTCCCCGCCTCGCCCAATTACGACTCCAGGTTTAGCTGTGTGTATGGTGACAGTAATATTATGGGCAGCACGCTCTATCTCAATTCGTGCAATACCAGCGTGCCCAACGTCCTTGAAAATAGCGTTGCGAACTAACTCATCCTCTGCCAAAAGGGTAGGGTAAGCCTTACTATTGGCATACCATCTGGCAGAAGGTTCCTTATTAACCCCTAAACGAAACCCGATGGGGTTTATCTTGTTACCCACGGCGTTCCTCCCGTTCTCCAAGGGTGATTGTGACGTTACAGGTCCTCTTTCTTAGTAAATCAGCACGACCTCGAGCGCGGGGCAGAAATCTTTTTAACGTGGGGCCGTCGCCGACCTCAACCGCAGAAACAAAAAGGTTTTCCTCAAACATGTCGTGATTATTCACAGCGTTAGCCTTGGCGCTAAGCAGAAGTTTTAACATTGGCTTTGCAGAACGCCAATTAGTGAAGGTGAGAATATCCTCCGCCTGAACTATATTTCTACCCCTAATCAAGTCAGCAACGAGTCTGGTCTTTTGTGGGGTAACACGGAGTGTACCGAGAGTAGCTTTAGCTTCCACGACCTAATCCTTCCGATTACCACTGTGGCTACGAAAGGTGCGGGTGGGTGAAAATTCACCAAGCTTATGACC
Encoded here:
- a CDS encoding 50S ribosomal protein L17, with the translated sequence MRHLSRGRKLNRNSSHRIALVRAQATALFRHGRIKTTLAKAKNLQPFVEKLITTARKGDLHSRRLVAREIHDRKILRSLVDEIAPRYSKRSGGYTRIYRLASRRGDNTQEALIELVESI
- a CDS encoding DNA-directed RNA polymerase subunit alpha, with product MDQLQIIPEFQADVTESYGEFIVEPLARGFGVTLGNPLRRIMLSAIPGTAVTSVYIEDVLHEFSTIEGVKEDVMQIILNLKEMVVKLHDGEPVTLTLRVEKAGEVTAAKFDVPASAEIINPELHIATLTKEGQLVMEVRVEPGVGYVPADVHATKERINSIPVDAVFTPVRRVAYRLEDTRVGQRTDLDRLVLQVWTDGSLEPRSALDXAVEILRSQLNVFSDDPEDAADENVSAITIPARIHEEEAEVVADTEMNLDNLDLSSRVLHSLQEEGIDSVNALLALSERDLKKVGGVGEKSLDEIKERLNGRGLKLKE
- a CDS encoding 30S ribosomal protein S4, whose protein sequence is MGRYRGPAVKVSRREGVNLTETPKVQRYMERHPYPPGHHGQRRRRKPSDYGTRLREKQKLRYYYNMGEKQFRNLFVEASRTKGATGEIFLQLLESRLDNIVYRLGLANTRRQARQFVSHGHVRVNGKNVNIPSYRVEPGDEIDVRPKSRSNSHIKGNVEERSRGKISPWLEFDSEQLKGRFLNRPPREDLMLPVNELQVIEFYSR
- a CDS encoding 30S ribosomal protein S11, which gives rise to MATAKTRKRVRRNITEGKAYIHASYNNTIVTITDNDGNPVAWSSSGSIGYKGSKKGTPYAAQLAAADATRKAQNMGVSQLDIVIRGTGSGREQAIRSIQATGVNVRTIIDDTPIPHNGCRLRKRKRA
- a CDS encoding 30S ribosomal protein S13; translated protein: MARIAGVDLPRGKRVEHALPYIYGIGLTRSRVILEKAGVSPDTRVQDLAETEVSAIRGIVESDYRVEGDLRREEQLNIKRLMDIGSYRGLRHRRGLPVRGQSSKTNARTRKGPRRTVAGKKRAPTKK
- a CDS encoding 50S ribosomal protein L36, whose product is MKVRASVKPMCDRCRVIRRRGRVYVICSANPKHKQRQG
- a CDS encoding translation initiation factor IF-1; the encoded protein is MARRRSGPGRSTKRRRNVDRKDDKKEETNQETIRAEGVVLEARPNTTFLVQLDAGPELLAHVGGKMRRHYIRILPGDRVVVEISTYDPEKGRIVYRR
- the map gene encoding type I methionyl aminopeptidase; the protein is MILKGQGELQKMAQAGDINRRALDTVARAIAPGISTVELDSIAEEAIASQGGKPANKGYRGFPYTLCTSVNDVIVHGFPSHQVLKEGDIISVDIGTKYQGYLADMACTYPVGKINLSTRRLLEVTQKSLLGGITAAKVGNRLGDISAAIQRVVEDAGFWVVREFVGHGIGRDYHEPPELPNFGDPGTGPQLRPGLVLAIEPMVTERATGVRILEDKWTAPTADGSLSAHFEHTVAITENGPWILTAGENNQVTSVDGKGPASNGA
- a CDS encoding adenylate kinase, whose translation is MKLESTEVLLLMGPPGAGKGTQAAQLCSSRHLKKISTGDILRHNVKAGTELGRQAKEVMDVGELVSDNLMVSMVEEELAKISPLRVLLDGFPRTPGQADALKNVLFKYNVSIDAVFSLDVDDQELISRLLRRASEEGRSDDSEEVIAERMRIYRRDTEPLMAYYRSQGNLHEIDGNGGMDQVLSRIEALLS
- a CDS encoding preprotein translocase subunit SecY encodes the protein MLAAFRNAMVVPDLRAKLLVTIGVLAIYRLMVFIPTPGIDIEALQGGNFGQGDIFTLLNFISGGNFEVFSIAALGVIPYITASIIFQLLTSTYPPLEKLSKEGEEGRKKITQYTRYAATILGGIQALFLAIALLGPSGALKLGWNNDPFFWIIVVITQVAGISMVMWLGEKISEYGVGNGISLIIYAGIVAAFPGAIMQQLSLISQGEGNIFALIIFFILLILAVAGMVLVQQAERRIPVQYARKVVGRKVLGGQTTYIPLRLNAAGVIPIIFAVSIIILPQTLIGSFPDILWLQSVGAWFNPAQWQGLVVSTLLIMMFTYFYTQISFDPRRISENLREYGGFVPGVRPGQPTTEHLTRITGRITLWGALFLGAVNALPQALAWLTWTGQLSFVFSGIGLLIMVGVALDTLRQLESQLMMRHYEGFVSKGRIRGRGRRF
- a CDS encoding 50S ribosomal protein L15 encodes the protein MKLNELKPSPGSKKKRRRTARGPGSGRGKTAGRGHKGQKSRSGFSAGAGWEGGRSRLILRLPKRGFNRAKEYTQIVNLEDLNRFADGASVTPESLAELSLIGNAALPIKILGNGELKVKNLVVEIEETSKAAALAITETGGTLRMAPEGVGDSLSKTDTAKGSDGELIEFNSEENS
- a CDS encoding 50S ribosomal protein L30, whose protein sequence is MKVTLKRSLIGIRGSHKATAHALGFRKRCQTLEVKDSPDVRGMLNKISYLIEIEGK
- a CDS encoding 30S ribosomal protein S5 — its product is MAVTDFEDKVIYIRRTAKTYKGGRRFRFGAMVVMGDRNGRVGVGLGKAKEVPIAVQKGQNIARRNMIEVPIEEPGTVPHEVLGEHGTSKVMLKPAGAGTGVIAGSVPRAIVELAGYKNLLTKEIGSRNMTNVTYAVLNGLGQLRTFEESKVEREAAQ
- a CDS encoding 50S ribosomal protein L18, producing MRSINVQRRSRALRTRRRIQTRVDTGRHRLSVFRSSRYIYAQVIDDNTGTTIVQGNSRNGATGANNIDRAFEVGKALAEQAKEAGVEGVVFDRGSYRYHGRIKALAEGARKGGLKF
- a CDS encoding 50S ribosomal protein L6, which translates into the protein MSRVGRLPVELPQGVEVSADSGVITVKGPKGSLTVRISSQLSVLQDDDVLTIERSSDHRNARASHGLARSLIANAVKGVSEGFSRSLEIQGVGYRCSLEGRRLELTLGFSHPVFIEAPEGVSIEAPEQTRIIVSGIDKQAVGQVAANIRAVRPPDSYHGKGVRYQGETIRLKPGKAAVSAAG
- a CDS encoding 30S ribosomal protein S8 is translated as MLTDPIADMLTRIRNAIAIAEPKVDVPASNVKKSLAQLLVSEGYLKSVDEITEGVQRILRIQLKYGPKRTPIIHSIQRTSKPGRRAYAKAKDVPVVRGGLGVAVISTSQGLMSDRKARRQNVGGEVICEVW
- a CDS encoding type Z 30S ribosomal protein S14; protein product: MAKKALIAKAKRTPKFSSQQRNRCQRCGRPRAYMRDFGLCRICMREMAHKGYLPGVTKASW